A window of the Candidatus Poribacteria bacterium genome harbors these coding sequences:
- a CDS encoding LamG domain-containing protein codes for MRIFSLSLTLLLVVGIYTAQAVDEGTLLLYLPFDDGAGKNPKDASGNENKASINGKLKWVKGKINGALEFDGDAANFVEVAHTADLEGMKQLTVEAWVQPFGTDALARGIVSKRAGWQAGDVYNLFSWNESKFWARVNAKSGEQISSTSILENKKWMHLAYVYDGKTKKQLLYVNGELENEVDHPEAEVSSGQEPLWIGTLNQGYSQTWNGLIDEVRIWSSVLTEDEIKLSMAGELLPVQPYGKATTTWGRIKVKTY; via the coding sequence ATGCGTATATTTTCTTTGAGTTTAACACTTCTACTTGTTGTCGGTATCTACACGGCACAAGCAGTCGATGAAGGGACATTGCTGCTCTATTTACCCTTTGATGATGGTGCGGGGAAAAACCCCAAAGATGCCTCTGGCAATGAAAATAAAGCCAGCATCAACGGTAAGTTGAAATGGGTTAAGGGCAAAATCAACGGTGCCCTTGAATTTGACGGAGACGCAGCGAATTTCGTCGAAGTCGCACATACTGCCGATCTCGAAGGCATGAAACAGTTGACAGTTGAAGCCTGGGTTCAACCTTTCGGAACAGATGCTCTCGCAAGAGGGATCGTCTCCAAACGCGCAGGATGGCAGGCTGGAGATGTTTACAATCTCTTTTCGTGGAACGAGAGTAAGTTCTGGGCGAGGGTTAACGCAAAGAGCGGCGAACAAATTTCATCAACATCCATCTTAGAAAATAAAAAATGGATGCATCTCGCTTACGTCTATGACGGCAAAACAAAGAAGCAGCTGCTTTACGTCAACGGCGAACTCGAAAACGAAGTAGATCATCCTGAAGCTGAAGTTAGCAGTGGTCAAGAACCGTTATGGATTGGCACACTCAATCAAGGGTACTCGCAAACGTGGAACGGTCTCATTGATGAAGTCAGAATCTGGAGCAGTGTCCTAACCGAAGATGAAATCAAATTATCAATGGCTGGAGAACTCCTACCCGTCCAACCTTATGGAAAAGCCACAACAACATGGGGACGAATTAAGGTGA
- a CDS encoding phytanoyl-CoA dioxygenase family protein, with product MLTEQELAQFEEEGYLLLSGLIPQETVTKARETMWHMMEMDADNPSSWEDCKHPPASKFYIQRTGARIELFGVTHPDLLACCTPDYLAILKQLASQYPEIPHCERQRPDGIWVLNKFPVSAEWKRPAPHLDGGFRDLRLDPGTFRVTSLTYLTDANVHSGTTIIWPEGPQRIREFRKNNPRFSNHIHDMGAQFQEMDLGEPIEVVVKQGDVLFFHHLLPHAGTMNVSSAPRFAIRYMCLCLACRRWEKKEEWNLWMP from the coding sequence ATGCTTACAGAACAGGAGTTAGCACAATTTGAAGAAGAAGGCTATCTACTTCTTTCCGGATTAATTCCACAAGAGACTGTCACAAAAGCAAGGGAAACAATGTGGCACATGATGGAAATGGATGCCGATAATCCGAGTTCATGGGAAGATTGCAAACATCCGCCCGCCTCTAAGTTCTACATTCAGAGGACAGGAGCTCGTATCGAACTTTTCGGTGTTACGCATCCAGATCTTTTAGCATGTTGCACACCCGATTATCTCGCTATCCTTAAGCAACTCGCCTCCCAATACCCAGAGATTCCACATTGTGAAAGACAGCGTCCTGATGGTATCTGGGTACTCAATAAATTCCCCGTTTCAGCCGAATGGAAAAGACCGGCACCGCATTTAGATGGCGGTTTCCGAGATTTGCGATTAGATCCCGGGACGTTTCGGGTGACCAGTTTAACCTATCTCACCGATGCGAACGTCCACAGCGGCACGACCATAATATGGCCCGAAGGTCCACAACGCATCCGTGAATTCCGAAAAAACAATCCAAGGTTCTCTAATCATATCCACGATATGGGGGCACAGTTTCAAGAAATGGATTTAGGCGAACCCATAGAGGTTGTTGTCAAACAGGGGGATGTCCTATTCTTCCACCACCTGTTACCACATGCTGGTACAATGAATGTCAGTTCTGCCCCACGTTTTGCGATCCGATATATGTGTTTATGTCTCGCATGCCGAAGATGGGAGAAAAAAGAGGAGTGGAACCTTTGGATGCCTTAA